A single region of the Triticum dicoccoides isolate Atlit2015 ecotype Zavitan chromosome 2B, WEW_v2.0, whole genome shotgun sequence genome encodes:
- the LOC119363216 gene encoding chlorophyll a-b binding protein 7, chloroplastic-like, which translates to MALVSSSSATAVAALPSNGLAGARSSFLGAAGKAAASRASFAVRAAAPERPIWFPGSTPPPWLDGSLPGDFGFDPWGLGSDPESLRWNVQAELVHCRWAMLGAAGIFIPELLTKIGILNTPSWYTAGEQEYFTDTTTLFIVELILIGWAEGRRWADIIKPGCVNTDPIFPNNKLTGTDVGYPGGLWFDPLGYGTGSPEKLKELRTKEIKNGRLAMLAVMGAWFQAEYTGTGPIDNLFAHLADPGHATIFRAFAPK; encoded by the exons ATGGCGCtggtctcctcctcctccgccaccgccgtcgcggCGCTCCCCAGCAATGGGCTGGCCGGCGCCCGGAGCTCCTTCCTCGGCGCTGCCGGCAAGGCGGCGGCGTCGCGCGCGTCCTTCGCCGTGCGCGCCGCGGCGCCCGAGAGGCCCATCTGGTTCCCCGGGAGCACCCCTCCTCCGTGGCTCGACGGCAG CCTTCCCGGAGACTTCGGCTTTGACCCCTGGGGTCTTG GATCCGACCCGGAGAGCTTGCGGTGGAACGTGCAGGCGGAGCTGGTGCACTGCCGGTGGGCGATGCTGGGCGCGGCGGGCATCTTCATCCCGGAGCTCCTGACCAAGATCGGCATCCTCAACACGCCGTCGTGGTACACCGCCGGGGAGCAGGAGTACTTCACCGACACCACCACCCTCTTCATCGTGGAGCTCATCCTCATCGGCTGGGCCGAGGGCCGCCGGTGGGCAGACATCATCAAGCCCGGCTGCGTCAACACGGACCCCATCTTCCCCAACAACAAGCTCACCGGCACCGACGTCGG GTACCCCGGTGGTCTGTGGTTTGACCCGCTCGGCTACGGCACCGGCTCGCCCGAGAAGCTCAAGGAGCTGCGCACCAAGGAGATCAAGAACGGCCGCCTCGCCATGCTCGCCGTCATGGGCGCGTGGTTCCAGGCCGAGTACACCGGCACCGGCCCCATCGACAACCTCTTCGCTCACCTCGCCGACCCCGGCCACGCCACCATCTTCCGG GCATTCGCCCCCAAGTAA